In Candidatus Cloacimonadota bacterium, a single genomic region encodes these proteins:
- a CDS encoding HAD family hydrolase, with translation MKKAVFLDRDGTINSDENGYINKPEDFELYEFTAEAIRKLNEMDFLVFVITNQSGIARGFYTENEMNKIHQKMLKELQKHNAEITEIFHSPYHKDGKIAPFTIDHEDRKPGLGMFKKACEKYNFSIKESYMIGDKYADIEFGKKAGLTTILVRTGYGEKEFLENRKNWKYKPDFIAEHLLHAVLLIEKLEKKK, from the coding sequence ATGAAAAAAGCAGTTTTTTTAGATCGTGATGGTACAATAAATTCCGACGAAAATGGATATATAAATAAACCGGAAGATTTTGAACTTTACGAATTCACAGCCGAAGCTATCAGAAAATTGAATGAGATGGATTTTCTGGTTTTTGTGATTACAAATCAATCTGGGATTGCGAGAGGATTTTATACTGAAAATGAGATGAATAAAATCCATCAAAAAATGCTGAAAGAACTACAAAAACATAATGCAGAGATCACTGAGATCTTCCATTCTCCATATCACAAAGATGGTAAAATTGCACCTTTCACCATCGATCATGAAGATAGAAAACCGGGTTTGGGAATGTTCAAAAAAGCCTGTGAAAAATACAATTTCTCAATAAAAGAGTCTTATATGATTGGCGATAAATATGCCGATATTGAATTTGGTAAAAAAGCCGGTTTAACGACGATTTTAGTACGAACGGGCTATGGAGAGAAGGAATTCCTGGAGAATAGAAAGAACTGGAAATACAAGCCGGATTTTATTGCGGAACATCTTTTGCATGCTGTTTTATTAATAGAAAAATTGGAGAAGAAAAAGTGA